A stretch of Gadus macrocephalus chromosome 17, ASM3116895v1 DNA encodes these proteins:
- the LOC132445701 gene encoding uncharacterized protein C2orf16-like, giving the protein MRDTGSSSEPETSAPPVASDWAKYDKLYKDIHQGPQPRTHTGTLDRGINKGPTTAIPPAGSCPDNLFQLPQQTQRTRVMKYPLNDQRAAAQCVSGSGSPASSTQEPRGPQDSGTTRPPGLRNHEAPGLRNHEAPGLRNHGPQHSGTTRPPGLRNHEAPRTQEPRGPQDSGTTRPPGLRNHEAPRTQEPRGPQDSGTTRPPGLRNHEAPRTQEPRGPQDSGTTRPPGLRNHEAPRTQEPRAPALRNHEAPRTEEPRAPRTEELRGPRTEEPRGPHDSGTTRNHGPQHSGTTRPPGLRNHWPPGLRNHEAPRTQEPRGPQDSGTTRPPGLRNHWPPGLRNHWPPGLRNHKAPRTEEPRGPQDSGTTRPPGLRNHEAPRTQEPRGPRTEEPQGPQD; this is encoded by the exons ATGAGGGACACGGGGAGCTCGTCTGAACCGGAGACCTCCGCCCCGCCGGTCGCCTCTGATTGGGCCAAA TATGACAAACTCTACAAAGACATCCACCAGGGCCCCCAGCCCCGCACCCACACAGGGACACTCGACAGAGGCATCAACAAGGGCCCGACCACGGCCAT ACCACCTGCAGGAAGCTGCCCTGATAATCTCTTCCAGCTCCCCCAACAGACGCAGAGAACGAGAGTGATGAAGTATCCTCTGAACGACCAAAGAGCAGCAGCCCAGTGCGTCTCTG GGAGCGGCTCCCCGGCCTCCAGCACTCAGGAACCACGAGGCCCCCAGGACTCAGGAACCACGAGGCCCCCAGGACTGAGGAACCACGAGGCCCCAGGACTCAGGAACCACGAGGCCCCAGGACTCAGGAACCACGGGCCCCAGCACTCAGGAACCACGAGGCCCCCAGGACTCAGGAACCACGAGGCCCCCAGGACTCAGGAACCACGAGGCCCCCAGGACTCAGGAACCACGAGGCCCCCAGGACTCAGGAACCACGAGGCCCCCAGGACTCAGGAACCACGAGGCCCCCAGGACTCAGGAACCACGAGGCCCCCAGGACTGAGGAACCACGAGGCCCCCAGGACTCAGGAACCACGAGGCCCCCAGGACTCAGGAACCACGAGGCCCCCAGGACTCAGGAACCACGAGGCCCCCAGGACTCAGGAACCACGGGCCCCAGCACTCAGGAACCACGAGGCCCCCAGGACTGAGGAACCACGGGCCCCCAGGACTGAGGAACTACGAGGCCCCAGGACTGAGGAACCACGAGGCCCCCACGACTCAGGAACCACGAG GAACCACGGGCCCCAGCACTCAGGAACCACGAGGCCCCCAGGACTGAGGAACCACTGGCCCCCAGGACTGAGGAACCACGAGGCCCCCAGGACTCAGGAACCACGAGGCCCCCAGGACTCAGGAACCACGAGGCCCCCAGGACTGAGGAACCACTGGCCCCCAGGACTGAGGAACCACTGGCCCCCAGGACTGAGGAACCACAAGGCCCCCAGGACTGAGGAACCACGAGGCCCCCAGGACTCAGGAACCACGAGGCCCCCAGGACTCAGGAACCACGAGGCCCCCAGGACTCAGGAACCACGAGGCCCCAGGACTGAGGAACCACAAGGCCCCCAGGACTGA